In one Ornithorhynchus anatinus isolate Pmale09 chromosome 19, mOrnAna1.pri.v4, whole genome shotgun sequence genomic region, the following are encoded:
- the UTP25 gene encoding digestive organ expansion factor homolog isoform X2: MGKRRGRSQSHSRIISGLSKKQKKHLRDFGEEHPFHDRVSGKQEKPQICKLTENSDHSSSDSDAESESEQVSGYHKLLATLKNVPEEEDEEDDDDDDDEEEEEEEEESILGDEAEVDNEGDQGDDDMEEEDPEEQDQEEANVGSEALSGPKEEDEEDPQSGAEEDFTDVKHESQFSLETNFLEEKNEDHNKDPFLQHVNRDLVEKEVQSMLTNPKCTDQLKWQTMGHLFFSSTFQKVETFKPPKEVNVKELTLQKPLETTWPQTNRQFLSAAGKQKGFFTPLQKELFCLMNSYRDLFYPERTALENGEEIRHVYCLHVLNHVLKANSQVLSNNSKRRDQKSGVDSDDFRDQGLTRPKVLIVVPFREAALRVVHILINLLEAGSKKKIDVSNKKRFKGEFGSDPGERPPNLKRPEDYEAVFAGNIDDHFRIGVAILQKGIRLYAPFYSSDILIASPLGLRTIIGAEGEKKRDFDFLSSLEILIIDQADIYLMQNWEHVLHLMNHVNLLPLESHGVDFSRVRMWSLNNWSKYYRQTLLFGALQDPQVNSIFNKYCVNYRGQVAVRNAPVTGSISHVLVQLPHVFQRLEVENLLSVMDARFRFFVDQVLPQYRDAVMSHTLIYIPSYFDFVRLRNYFKKEELNFTQICEYSKRSDISRGRHFFLKGEKQFLLFTERFHFYKRYTIKGIRNLIFYELPTYPHFYSEVCNMLKAMSGSEEATWTCTALYSKFDAQRLAAVVGVDRAAQMLQSKKNVHLFITGEK, encoded by the exons atgggcaagcggcggggccggagccAGAGCCACAGCCGGATCATCAGCGGCCTCAGCAAAAAGCAGAAGAAGCACTTGCGGGATTTCGGAGAGGAGCATCCTTTCCatgacag AGTGTCTGGAAAGCAAGAAAAGCCTCAGATCTGCAAATTG ACCGAGAATTCAGATCACTCAAGTTCAGACAGTGATGCAGAAAGTGAATCGGAACAAGTCTCAGGGTACCACAAACTACTAGCAACTCTAAAGAATGTccctgaggaggaagatgaggaagatgatgatgatgatgatgacgaggaggaggaagaggaagaagaagaaagcatTCTAGGGGATGAGGCAGAAGTGGACAATGAAGGAGACCAGGGGGATGATGACATGGAAGAGGAGGATCCTGAGGAGCAGGACCAGGAAGAAG CAAATGTTGGATCAGAGGCCCTATCTGGCCccaaggaagaggatgaggaagatccACAATCCGGAGCTGAGGAGGACTTCACGGACGTGAAACATGAATCTCAGTTCAGTCTGGAAACCAATTTCTTGGAAGAGAAGAATGAGGATCATAATAAAG ACCCATTCCTACAGCACGTCAACCGAGACCTGGTGGAAAAAGAAGTTCAGTCCATGCTTACCAACCCCAAATGCACAGACCAGCTGAAG tGGCAGACCATGGGCCATCTTTTCTTCTCATCCACATTTCAGAAAGTGGAAACCTTTAAACCGCCGAAGGAAGTCAACGTGAAAGAGCTCACTCTTCAGAAGCCTCTGGAAACCACCTGGCCCCAAACAAACCGCCAGTTCCTCTCAGCGGCCGGCAAGCAGAAGggcttcttcactcctctgcagaAGGAGCTCTTTTGCCTCATGAACTCATACCGGGACTTATTTTACCCTGAAAGGACAGCAttagaaaatggggaagaaatcagACACGTATACTGCCTGCATGTGTTGAATCACGTCCTCAAGGCGAACTCGCAAGTGCTCAGCAATAATAGCAAACGACGAGATCAGAAATCTGGAGTCGACAGCGATGATTTCAGGGACCAAGGACTCACTAGGCCAAAG GTGCTGATTGTAGTACCTTTCCGGGAGGCTGCTCTGCGGGTGGTGCACATTCTAATCAACTTGCTCGAAGCTGGAAGCAAGAAAAAAATCGACGTGAGCAACAAAAAGCGATTCAAGGGGGAATTTGGATCAGATCCAGGGGAGAGACCGCCCAACCTGAAGAGGCCTGAGGATTATGAAGCTGTGTTTGCTGGCAATATTGATGACCACTTCAGGATAG GAGTGGCAATCCTTCAGAAAGGGATCCGACTGTATGCGCCATTCTACTCCTCGGACATCCTGATCGCTTCCCCTCTTGGCTTGAGGACCATTATTGgtgcagagggggagaagaagcggGATTTTGATTTCTTGTCTTCCTTAGAGATCCTCATCATTGATCAAGCAGACATTTACCTCATGCAGAACTGGGAGCATGTCCTA CATTTGATGAACCACGTGAACCTGTTGCCTCTGGAGTCCCATGGGGTGGATTTCTCCAGAGTGCGCATGTGGAGCCTGAATAACTGGTCCAAATACTACCGGCAGACCTTGCTGTTTGGGGCCCTGCAGGATCCCCAGGTCAACTCCATCTTCAACAAGTACTGTGTCAACTACAGGGGGCAG GTAGCGGTGAGGAATGCTCCAGTGACTGGCTCCATTAGCCATGTCTTAGTGCAGCTCCCACATGTGTTCCAGAGGCTGGAAGTGGAAAACCTCCTGTCAGTCATGGATGCCAG gttTCGCTTCTTTGTGGATCAGGTTCTGCCTCAATACCGGGATGCTGTCATGTCCCATACGCTTATCTACATACCATCCTACTTTGACTTTGTGCGTCTCCGGAATTATTTCAAAAAGGAGGAGCTGAACTTCACTCAAATTTGTGAATATTCCAAAAGATCGGACATTTCCAGGGGAAGACACTTCTTcctgaaaggagagaagcagtttcTGCTTTTCACAGAACGCTTCCATTTTtataaaag GTATACAATCAAGGGCATCAGGAATCTGATTTTCTACGAACTGCCAACCTATCCCCATTTCTACAGTGAGGTGTGTAACATGCTGAAGGCCATGAGCGGAAGTGAGGAGGCCACGTGGACCTGCACTGCTCTCTACTCCAAATTTGATGCACAGAGATTGGCTGCTGTGGTTGGTGTGGACCGGGCGGCACAAATGCTCCAGTCCAAGAAGAATGTCCATCTCTTCATTACTGGAGAAAAATGA
- the UTP25 gene encoding digestive organ expansion factor homolog isoform X1, with protein sequence MGKRRGRSQSHSRIISGLSKKQKKHLRDFGEEHPFHDRVSGKQEKPQICKLTENSDHSSSDSDAESESEQVSGYHKLLATLKNVPEEEDEEDDDDDDDEEEEEEEEESILGDEAEVDNEGDQGDDDMEEEDPEEQDQEEANVGSEALSGPKEEDEEDPQSGAEEDFTDVKHESQFSLETNFLEEKNEDHNKGEKESGSSLKPTEDPFLQHVNRDLVEKEVQSMLTNPKCTDQLKWQTMGHLFFSSTFQKVETFKPPKEVNVKELTLQKPLETTWPQTNRQFLSAAGKQKGFFTPLQKELFCLMNSYRDLFYPERTALENGEEIRHVYCLHVLNHVLKANSQVLSNNSKRRDQKSGVDSDDFRDQGLTRPKVLIVVPFREAALRVVHILINLLEAGSKKKIDVSNKKRFKGEFGSDPGERPPNLKRPEDYEAVFAGNIDDHFRIGVAILQKGIRLYAPFYSSDILIASPLGLRTIIGAEGEKKRDFDFLSSLEILIIDQADIYLMQNWEHVLHLMNHVNLLPLESHGVDFSRVRMWSLNNWSKYYRQTLLFGALQDPQVNSIFNKYCVNYRGQVAVRNAPVTGSISHVLVQLPHVFQRLEVENLLSVMDARFRFFVDQVLPQYRDAVMSHTLIYIPSYFDFVRLRNYFKKEELNFTQICEYSKRSDISRGRHFFLKGEKQFLLFTERFHFYKRYTIKGIRNLIFYELPTYPHFYSEVCNMLKAMSGSEEATWTCTALYSKFDAQRLAAVVGVDRAAQMLQSKKNVHLFITGEK encoded by the exons atgggcaagcggcggggccggagccAGAGCCACAGCCGGATCATCAGCGGCCTCAGCAAAAAGCAGAAGAAGCACTTGCGGGATTTCGGAGAGGAGCATCCTTTCCatgacag AGTGTCTGGAAAGCAAGAAAAGCCTCAGATCTGCAAATTG ACCGAGAATTCAGATCACTCAAGTTCAGACAGTGATGCAGAAAGTGAATCGGAACAAGTCTCAGGGTACCACAAACTACTAGCAACTCTAAAGAATGTccctgaggaggaagatgaggaagatgatgatgatgatgatgacgaggaggaggaagaggaagaagaagaaagcatTCTAGGGGATGAGGCAGAAGTGGACAATGAAGGAGACCAGGGGGATGATGACATGGAAGAGGAGGATCCTGAGGAGCAGGACCAGGAAGAAG CAAATGTTGGATCAGAGGCCCTATCTGGCCccaaggaagaggatgaggaagatccACAATCCGGAGCTGAGGAGGACTTCACGGACGTGAAACATGAATCTCAGTTCAGTCTGGAAACCAATTTCTTGGAAGAGAAGAATGAGGATCATAATAAAGGTGAAAAAGAAAGTGGTTCCTCTCTGAAACCCACAGAAG ACCCATTCCTACAGCACGTCAACCGAGACCTGGTGGAAAAAGAAGTTCAGTCCATGCTTACCAACCCCAAATGCACAGACCAGCTGAAG tGGCAGACCATGGGCCATCTTTTCTTCTCATCCACATTTCAGAAAGTGGAAACCTTTAAACCGCCGAAGGAAGTCAACGTGAAAGAGCTCACTCTTCAGAAGCCTCTGGAAACCACCTGGCCCCAAACAAACCGCCAGTTCCTCTCAGCGGCCGGCAAGCAGAAGggcttcttcactcctctgcagaAGGAGCTCTTTTGCCTCATGAACTCATACCGGGACTTATTTTACCCTGAAAGGACAGCAttagaaaatggggaagaaatcagACACGTATACTGCCTGCATGTGTTGAATCACGTCCTCAAGGCGAACTCGCAAGTGCTCAGCAATAATAGCAAACGACGAGATCAGAAATCTGGAGTCGACAGCGATGATTTCAGGGACCAAGGACTCACTAGGCCAAAG GTGCTGATTGTAGTACCTTTCCGGGAGGCTGCTCTGCGGGTGGTGCACATTCTAATCAACTTGCTCGAAGCTGGAAGCAAGAAAAAAATCGACGTGAGCAACAAAAAGCGATTCAAGGGGGAATTTGGATCAGATCCAGGGGAGAGACCGCCCAACCTGAAGAGGCCTGAGGATTATGAAGCTGTGTTTGCTGGCAATATTGATGACCACTTCAGGATAG GAGTGGCAATCCTTCAGAAAGGGATCCGACTGTATGCGCCATTCTACTCCTCGGACATCCTGATCGCTTCCCCTCTTGGCTTGAGGACCATTATTGgtgcagagggggagaagaagcggGATTTTGATTTCTTGTCTTCCTTAGAGATCCTCATCATTGATCAAGCAGACATTTACCTCATGCAGAACTGGGAGCATGTCCTA CATTTGATGAACCACGTGAACCTGTTGCCTCTGGAGTCCCATGGGGTGGATTTCTCCAGAGTGCGCATGTGGAGCCTGAATAACTGGTCCAAATACTACCGGCAGACCTTGCTGTTTGGGGCCCTGCAGGATCCCCAGGTCAACTCCATCTTCAACAAGTACTGTGTCAACTACAGGGGGCAG GTAGCGGTGAGGAATGCTCCAGTGACTGGCTCCATTAGCCATGTCTTAGTGCAGCTCCCACATGTGTTCCAGAGGCTGGAAGTGGAAAACCTCCTGTCAGTCATGGATGCCAG gttTCGCTTCTTTGTGGATCAGGTTCTGCCTCAATACCGGGATGCTGTCATGTCCCATACGCTTATCTACATACCATCCTACTTTGACTTTGTGCGTCTCCGGAATTATTTCAAAAAGGAGGAGCTGAACTTCACTCAAATTTGTGAATATTCCAAAAGATCGGACATTTCCAGGGGAAGACACTTCTTcctgaaaggagagaagcagtttcTGCTTTTCACAGAACGCTTCCATTTTtataaaag GTATACAATCAAGGGCATCAGGAATCTGATTTTCTACGAACTGCCAACCTATCCCCATTTCTACAGTGAGGTGTGTAACATGCTGAAGGCCATGAGCGGAAGTGAGGAGGCCACGTGGACCTGCACTGCTCTCTACTCCAAATTTGATGCACAGAGATTGGCTGCTGTGGTTGGTGTGGACCGGGCGGCACAAATGCTCCAGTCCAAGAAGAATGTCCATCTCTTCATTACTGGAGAAAAATGA